A DNA window from Alphaproteobacteria bacterium contains the following coding sequences:
- a CDS encoding DNA polymerase III subunit chi, whose amino-acid sequence MEIRFYHLSRTPITKALPQILDKAYERSLLTYIYCADKPSLQGLSKAIWSHKPQGFIPHGSLEETHRERQPILLGCSIPTERPENKANLLISTTANGLFDADYQFPYDQWFHFFDGNEAKALDDARTMWKSLSKASGHELTYWQQSDTGWAKK is encoded by the coding sequence ATGGAGATCCGCTTTTACCATCTATCGCGTACACCGATCACAAAGGCCTTACCTCAAATTTTGGATAAGGCCTATGAGCGGAGCCTTTTGACTTACATCTATTGTGCTGACAAGCCCTCTCTCCAGGGGCTTTCTAAGGCCATTTGGTCACACAAACCGCAAGGCTTTATCCCTCATGGCTCACTTGAAGAGACGCATCGGGAGCGTCAACCAATTCTGCTCGGCTGCTCTATTCCCACTGAAAGACCTGAAAACAAGGCAAATCTTTTGATTTCAACCACAGCGAATGGTCTTTTTGATGCGGACTATCAGTTTCCTTATGATCAATGGTTCCATTTTTTCGATGGCAATGAGGCAAAGGCTCTTGATGATGCTCGCACCATGTGGAAAAGCCTCTCTAAAGCATCTGGCCATGAGCTCACCTACTGGCAACAAAGCGATACCGGCTGGGCGAAGAAGTAG